A genome region from Phoenix dactylifera cultivar Barhee BC4 chromosome 18, palm_55x_up_171113_PBpolish2nd_filt_p, whole genome shotgun sequence includes the following:
- the LOC103722428 gene encoding actin-related protein 4 gives MYGGDEVSAIVIDLGSHTCKAGYAGEDAPKAVFPSVVGSIDQVEANNDVKSEKESEPASDSKNGVKPLDSDKSKAKRKLYVGSQALGYRRDHMEVMSPIKDGVVVDWDVVDNIWDHAFRERLLIDPKEHPMLLAEPSCNTPQQRERAAELMFENYKVPALFLAKNAVLTSFASGRATSLVVDSGGGSTTVTAVHDGYVLQKAAAKSPIGGEFLTECMMKSLESKGIVLKPRYSFKRREMRPGEFQTIDLDFPNTTESYKLYSQRVIAGDIKECVCRVPDTAFDETAYANVPMTSYELPDGQTIEIGADRFKIPDVLFNPSLAQTIPGMESYADSAIPVRGLPQMVIESINKCDVDIRRELFSSILLAGGTASMQQLKERLEKELMEEAPQAARVKVLASGNAIERRFSVWIGGSILASLGSFQQMWFSKAEYEEHGVSYIQRKCP, from the exons ATGTACGGTGGCG ATGAGGTCTCGGCCATAGTTATCGATTTGGGCTCTCACACGTGCAAAGCTGGTTATGCTGGGGAAGACGCTCCGAAGGCAGTGTTTCCCTCT GTAGTTGGCTCGATTGATCAAGTAGAAGCCAACAATGATGTGAAGTCTGAGAAGGAATCTGAACCTGCATCAGATTCTAAAAATGGTGTCAAGCCACTTGATTCAGATAAATCGAAGGCCAAACGGAAGTTATATGTTGGTTCTCAAGCCCTTGGGTACAGACGAGACCATATGGAG GTGATGTCACCTATAAAAGATGGAGTTGTTGTTGATTGGGATGTTGTTGACAATATATGGGATCATGCTTTCAG GGAGCGGTTATTAATTGATCCCAAAGAACATCCAATGCTGCTTGCAGAACCATCTTGTAATACTCCTCAGCAAAGAGAAAG GGCAGCAGAGCTCATGTTTGAGAATTACAAAGTCCCAGCTTTATTTTTAGCAAAAAATGCT GTTCTCACATCTTTTGCATCTGGGCGAGCTACATCTCTTGTTGTTGATAG CGGGGGTGGATCCACAACCGTTACTGCTGTTCATGATGGCTATGTTCTTCAAAAG GCTGCGGCAAAATCACCAATTGGAGGTGAATTCCTGACCGAGTGTATGATGAAAAGCTTGGAGAGCAAAGGCATTGTG TTGAAGCCTAGATATTCCTTCAAGAGAAGGGAAATGCGACCCGGAGAATTTCAG ACAATAGATCTTGATTTTCCAAATACCACAGAAAGCTACAAGCTGTACTCCCAG AGGGTAATAGCTGGTGACATCAAGGAATGCGTATGTCGAGTACCAGATACTGCATTTGATG AGACTGCATATGCGAATGTTCCTATGACTTCTTATGAGCTCCCTGATGGGCA AACAATTGAAATTGGTGCCGATAGATTCAAGATTCCTGATGTTCTATTTAACCCATCATTAGCCCAG ACAATTCCGGGCATGGAGAGCTATGCAGATTCTGCTATACCTGTTCGTGGTCTTCCACAAATG GTCATTGAGAGCATAAATAAATGCGACGTAGACATTCGGAGAGAACTATTTAGCAGCATTTTG CTTGCGGGTGGCACAGCATCAATGCAACAGTTAAAGGAGCGGCTTGAGAAAGAGTTGATGGAG GAGGCTCCTCAAGCTGCACGTGTTAAGGTACTAGCAAGTGGGAACGCGATAGAAAGGCGATTCAG TGTTTGGATAGGAGGAAGTATTCTGGCATCTCTTGGGTCATTTCAGCAAATGTGGTTCTCCAAAGCAGA GTATGAAGAGCATGGAGTTTCATATATTCAGAGAAAATGCCCTTAG